A genomic window from Methanobacterium sp. BRmetb2 includes:
- a CDS encoding phosphatase PAP2 family protein — protein sequence MYDFLISEIMNQNLNLFYYINSGINNSFLDITMPFISIFGSFYAWTLFCFLLLIFGGKKAKKVAILGLTALFLAKFVVEILKSGVAEPRPSVTLSNVNLLVSPNNSYAFPSSHAASSFAIATIIGLKYNFNLGDNKYRLIYPLMVFAAIISFSRIYVGEHYPLDVLCGAIIGVASAMIVLKYEKLLTTWIKTIWKKYYR from the coding sequence ATGTATGATTTTTTAATTTCTGAAATAATGAATCAAAACCTTAATCTATTTTATTATATTAATTCAGGGATAAATAACTCTTTTTTGGACATTACAATGCCCTTTATTAGTATTTTTGGAAGCTTTTATGCTTGGACTTTGTTTTGTTTTCTTCTTTTAATTTTTGGTGGTAAAAAAGCAAAAAAAGTTGCTATATTGGGTTTAACTGCCTTGTTTCTCGCCAAGTTCGTTGTTGAAATTTTAAAATCTGGTGTTGCTGAACCGCGACCATCTGTAACTTTAAGCAATGTAAATTTATTAGTTTCTCCAAATAACAGTTACGCTTTTCCTTCCTCTCATGCAGCTTCCTCATTTGCCATTGCAACTATTATTGGATTAAAATACAATTTTAATCTTGGAGACAATAAATACAGACTCATTTACCCATTAATGGTCTTTGCTGCTATCATATCATTTTCAAGGATATATGTTGGAGAACACTATCCACTTGACGTACTTTGCGGGGCAATCATTGGTGTCGCATCTGCAATGATCGTTTTAAAATATGAAAAACTACTTACTACTTGGATTAAAACTATTTGGAAAAAGTACTACAGATAA
- a CDS encoding glucose-methanol-choline oxidoreductase, whose protein sequence is MKAIVVGSGAGGATAAMELSKNGYNVTILEAGEQFKPFTRFLTWAEPLRRLGLLGSEQTISKLFPSINIIRSEKDLALVRGITTGGSTVLSCGNIVRTQRGLEELGIDLTPEFEELEDKIIISTFPPKRWRPTTRKMFYAAEELGLNPQKTPKAVDSLKCKSCGLCEMGCASGARWDSRTFLNEALDNGAVLKTKTPVKKVVIENGKAMGVITGTDPENINRINADVIVLAAGGIGTAQILKSSKVSVQDKLWADIVLTLGGISKGSKQLKEPPMVWYTQHEDYILSPYLDIFSHWFYKPWRNVSTNDRVGLMVKLADTEKGTVNEDGTVKKEITSNDHSRFNAAIAQALKIFELAGVSGPYINGLYNGGHLGGTAPLDKKNANSMKPDGTPDNLWISDLSLVPQSQGMPTMLLTAALALRVSRKILQLS, encoded by the coding sequence TTGAAAGCAATTGTGGTAGGAAGCGGTGCTGGAGGAGCAACTGCAGCTATGGAACTATCAAAAAATGGATATAATGTTACCATATTAGAAGCAGGTGAACAATTCAAGCCTTTCACCCGTTTTTTAACTTGGGCTGAACCTTTAAGAAGGTTAGGTTTACTTGGAAGTGAACAAACAATTTCTAAGCTGTTTCCATCCATAAACATAATTCGCTCAGAAAAGGATTTGGCACTGGTTAGGGGAATAACAACTGGGGGTTCTACAGTACTATCATGCGGAAATATTGTCAGAACTCAAAGGGGCCTGGAAGAATTGGGAATAGATTTGACTCCAGAATTTGAGGAGTTAGAAGATAAAATTATAATTAGTACATTTCCCCCTAAAAGGTGGCGGCCTACAACCCGGAAAATGTTTTATGCTGCAGAAGAATTGGGTTTAAATCCCCAAAAAACTCCCAAAGCTGTAGATTCACTGAAATGTAAATCTTGTGGCTTATGTGAAATGGGCTGTGCCTCTGGTGCCCGGTGGGATTCCAGAACATTTTTAAACGAAGCCTTAGACAATGGCGCAGTTCTGAAAACAAAAACACCTGTTAAAAAAGTAGTTATAGAGAATGGGAAAGCTATGGGAGTTATAACTGGAACTGACCCTGAAAATATTAATAGAATCAATGCAGATGTCATAGTATTAGCTGCAGGAGGGATTGGGACTGCTCAGATACTTAAATCTTCAAAAGTTTCAGTGCAAGATAAACTCTGGGCAGACATTGTTCTAACCCTAGGCGGTATCTCTAAAGGATCAAAACAATTAAAAGAACCACCCATGGTATGGTATACTCAACATGAAGATTATATTTTATCCCCTTATTTAGATATATTCTCGCACTGGTTTTACAAACCATGGAGAAATGTCTCAACTAATGACCGGGTAGGTTTAATGGTCAAATTAGCAGATACAGAAAAAGGAACCGTTAATGAAGATGGAACAGTTAAAAAAGAGATAACATCCAATGATCATTCACGTTTTAATGCAGCTATAGCTCAAGCCCTGAAAATTTTTGAATTAGCAGGTGTTTCTGGACCCTACATTAACGGACTCTACAATGGTGGACATTTAGGTGGAACTGCACCTCTCGATAAGAAAAATGCAAATTCAATGAAACCTGACGGCACTCCAGATAATCTGTGGATATCTGACCTATCACTGGTTCCTCAATCACAGGGAATGCCAACCATGCTCTTAACTGCAGCTTTAGCCTTAAGGGTTTCTAGAAAAATTCTCCAATTAAGTTGA
- a CDS encoding long-chain fatty acid--CoA ligase has protein sequence MTGQILVTGATGFLGTQIMRKLIEKKKKIIVLVRGKTYEQALNHLMRSWMEWPEILEALKQDIKLLKGDISKPYLGLEEDDYDQLIKNLSYIINSAADLRLDAPLDELRKINVKGTSNLIELGEKVHADHGLERFVHISTAYVAGKREGSIKEEFLSDEFGFSSNYEQSKYESEVVVRESIIPKSIIRPGMIVGDSTKGYIKTFNTVYVLLRLYLNQQLWIVPVDSSLKLNMIPVDYVAEAVNTITFEKRAEGKTFHLTAPYDSLPTIKELIEFVNRWAYEKLDIKISKSLFIKIPPGIVNRLEGIKKYLNPVNKRLIETLITLSPYFNENRAFLRDNTEEILGIYNLDWKRYLPNILEFAVRYGFFHRSERTIHEQVMFRLKSRSRPIKYFDIVDRKGIEISSDEIKKDIIKAIKSLQHLGIEKGDRVALVGYNSTRYLILDVAIGMCGGVSVPLYYTSPLDEINQIIEDSDAKLLFIGTPKILEDINRLELNIPLISFIDKNKSFNQSILNWKEFLEVGRNEKCNLTAPVNFSDVATIRYTSGTTGKPRGVVFDHDNIRWMAETLASLPPWKDRNQEVSYLSFLPMNHVVEGILGTYSPYYAPAPLKLYFLENFQDLKYALPKVKPVIFFSVPRFYEKVWSQTASNLFGKLYLKTGISYVKTVLGKILKRFLLKKTGLNRCSQLIVGSAAVSDDLLTDYHELRVEVHNAYGLTEAPLVTINRVGSNKIGTVGKPLPETVIDTAEDGEILVKGPQVTKGYFKKDSSHLFKDEWLLTGDYGVVDSEGYLTITGRKKEVIINSYGKTINPLKIEALLRDIPHISEAMVVGDKKPYCSALLWIETDMEVNFEKMDQNIISLNSKLSNPEQIKRWTVLYNDLSIESGDLTANMKLKRKGITKRYQDIVNYLYNGKKSSKILHSGECRGKHEP, from the coding sequence ATGACTGGTCAAATATTAGTAACCGGGGCCACTGGTTTTTTAGGAACCCAAATAATGAGGAAATTAATTGAAAAAAAGAAGAAAATCATAGTTTTAGTCCGTGGAAAAACTTATGAACAAGCTTTAAACCACCTTATGAGGTCATGGATGGAATGGCCGGAAATTTTAGAAGCTTTAAAACAGGACATTAAACTTCTTAAAGGAGATATTTCAAAGCCATATTTGGGGCTTGAAGAAGATGATTACGACCAATTAATCAAAAATTTAAGTTACATTATAAACAGCGCAGCGGATCTAAGATTAGATGCCCCATTAGATGAACTGAGGAAAATTAATGTTAAAGGAACATCTAACCTAATTGAACTGGGTGAGAAAGTCCATGCTGACCATGGATTGGAACGTTTTGTTCATATATCCACTGCCTATGTGGCTGGTAAAAGAGAAGGTTCAATCAAGGAAGAATTCCTGAGCGATGAATTTGGTTTTTCCAGCAACTATGAGCAGAGTAAATATGAATCTGAAGTAGTTGTTAGAGAGTCTATAATTCCTAAATCTATAATTCGTCCGGGTATGATTGTAGGAGATTCAACTAAAGGATATATTAAAACATTTAATACTGTTTACGTTTTATTGCGCCTGTATTTAAATCAACAACTATGGATTGTACCTGTGGATTCATCATTGAAACTTAATATGATCCCGGTTGATTACGTTGCTGAAGCTGTAAATACTATAACTTTTGAAAAGAGAGCTGAAGGGAAAACATTCCATCTTACTGCACCTTATGACTCTTTACCAACCATTAAAGAGCTGATCGAATTTGTAAATAGATGGGCTTATGAAAAATTAGATATTAAAATTTCTAAGTCGTTATTTATTAAAATTCCCCCAGGAATAGTTAATAGATTGGAAGGGATAAAAAAATATCTAAATCCTGTAAATAAACGTTTAATTGAAACTTTAATAACCCTTTCGCCCTATTTTAATGAAAACCGGGCGTTCTTAAGGGATAACACTGAAGAAATTTTGGGAATTTATAATTTAGATTGGAAAAGGTATCTACCAAATATTCTGGAATTTGCAGTGCGTTATGGATTTTTCCACCGCAGTGAGCGAACTATACATGAACAAGTAATGTTTCGACTGAAAAGCCGTTCTAGACCAATTAAATATTTTGACATTGTAGATAGAAAAGGCATTGAAATTTCATCTGACGAGATTAAAAAGGACATAATTAAAGCAATAAAATCCCTCCAACATTTAGGAATTGAAAAAGGGGATAGGGTTGCCTTGGTCGGATATAACAGTACCCGGTACTTAATTTTGGATGTAGCAATCGGGATGTGTGGCGGAGTAAGTGTGCCCTTATATTACACCAGTCCCCTGGATGAAATAAATCAAATTATAGAAGATAGCGACGCTAAACTTCTTTTTATAGGTACTCCAAAAATTTTGGAAGATATTAATCGACTTGAACTGAATATTCCTCTAATATCCTTTATTGATAAAAATAAAAGTTTTAATCAATCCATTCTAAACTGGAAGGAATTTCTGGAAGTGGGTAGAAATGAAAAGTGTAATTTAACTGCTCCAGTGAATTTCAGTGATGTGGCCACCATACGCTACACCTCAGGGACAACTGGTAAACCAAGAGGAGTGGTATTTGACCATGATAATATTAGATGGATGGCAGAAACTCTGGCATCACTACCCCCATGGAAGGATAGAAACCAGGAAGTGTCTTATCTATCCTTTCTACCAATGAATCATGTGGTTGAAGGCATTCTTGGGACTTACTCTCCCTATTATGCTCCTGCTCCATTGAAATTATATTTTTTGGAGAATTTTCAGGATTTAAAGTATGCGCTGCCTAAAGTTAAACCAGTTATATTCTTTTCTGTTCCCCGTTTTTATGAAAAAGTTTGGTCCCAGACTGCATCTAACCTGTTTGGTAAACTATACTTAAAAACAGGGATCAGTTATGTAAAAACGGTTCTTGGAAAAATTTTAAAGAGATTTTTACTTAAAAAAACTGGTTTAAATCGATGTTCACAGCTTATAGTTGGATCTGCAGCTGTTAGTGATGACCTATTAACGGATTATCATGAATTAAGAGTGGAAGTCCACAATGCTTACGGTCTTACTGAAGCTCCTCTGGTGACTATTAACCGGGTTGGGAGTAATAAAATAGGAACTGTGGGAAAACCTCTGCCTGAAACTGTTATTGATACTGCTGAAGATGGTGAAATACTGGTCAAAGGCCCCCAGGTAACAAAAGGATACTTTAAAAAAGATTCGAGTCATTTGTTTAAAGATGAATGGCTTTTAACTGGTGATTATGGAGTTGTGGATTCTGAAGGTTATTTAACAATTACCGGCCGTAAAAAGGAAGTGATTATTAATTCTTATGGAAAAACCATTAACCCCCTAAAAATTGAGGCTCTACTTCGGGACATCCCCCATATTTCTGAAGCAATGGTGGTTGGTGATAAAAAACCATATTGTTCCGCCCTTTTATGGATTGAAACTGACATGGAAGTCAATTTCGAAAAAATGGATCAAAACATTATTTCTCTAAACTCAAAATTATCAAATCCTGAACAGATAAAAAGATGGACAGTATTGTACAATGATTTATCCATCGAATCTGGTGATTTAACTGCGAATATGAAACTGAAAAGAAAAGGAATTACCAAAAGATATCAAGACATTGTAAATTATCTTTATAATGGGAAAAAATCATCAAAAATTCTTCACTCTGGTGAATGTAGAGGTAAGCATGAACCTTAA
- a CDS encoding polysaccharide pyruvyl transferase, with the protein MTLNKEIKKVLLVGYNGANNTGSEARLLSIIEDVKKLLGPEVLITIPTLNEKNLRRYLDEGPNIRIKAIPSIFHLSLIRLVKKNDLILLVEGSCYMDTWSSALLTAFLWSTKYAYKHNKPCVAYGVDAGHLSLSNQEKVKKEASKTSLIITRTHAAAEILRSIGVTAPMKVTADCAFTFNIYKEDEQLLDKIWTSNNGFVGLAVVDFHLWPVQMRLWGKKEYCYKWPYYFSRSPEHLKSSDKLAHRWAHMADGIIEKYGKNIALICMEDVDNPLAGAVLEKMKNRKQVRIFSSSEYNASQMTGILQNLDLLITSRYHAGVLSLKKAVPQIAIGHDTRLKTFYQELKIYDDYFIDYEEKDAWKKIKKISHELIEKPNDLRKILKKGFLQHVERARENPILLNRFIKQGNL; encoded by the coding sequence ATGACATTAAATAAGGAAATTAAAAAGGTACTTCTGGTAGGATACAATGGCGCCAATAACACCGGCTCTGAAGCCCGACTCTTATCCATAATAGAAGATGTTAAAAAATTATTAGGCCCTGAAGTTTTAATTACCATTCCCACATTGAATGAAAAAAATTTAAGGCGTTATCTTGATGAAGGCCCTAACATACGTATAAAAGCTATTCCCAGCATTTTTCACCTATCTCTAATTCGTCTAGTTAAAAAAAATGATCTAATCCTTCTGGTGGAAGGCAGCTGCTATATGGACACCTGGAGTTCTGCACTACTTACTGCCTTTCTATGGAGTACAAAATATGCCTATAAACATAATAAACCATGTGTAGCCTACGGTGTAGATGCGGGACATCTATCTCTATCTAACCAGGAAAAAGTGAAAAAAGAAGCCAGTAAAACCAGTCTAATAATTACCAGAACCCATGCCGCAGCAGAAATCCTAAGATCAATAGGAGTTACTGCCCCCATGAAAGTGACTGCAGATTGTGCATTTACCTTCAACATTTACAAGGAAGATGAACAACTTTTAGACAAAATTTGGACCAGCAATAATGGATTTGTTGGGTTGGCCGTGGTGGATTTCCATCTCTGGCCAGTGCAAATGCGTTTATGGGGTAAAAAAGAATATTGTTACAAATGGCCCTACTATTTTTCCAGATCGCCAGAACATCTAAAATCCAGTGATAAACTGGCTCATAGATGGGCTCATATGGCAGATGGAATCATTGAAAAATATGGTAAAAACATAGCTTTAATTTGTATGGAAGATGTGGATAACCCACTGGCTGGTGCAGTATTGGAAAAAATGAAAAATAGAAAACAAGTGCGTATTTTTTCTTCCAGTGAATATAATGCTTCCCAGATGACAGGTATCCTTCAAAACCTTGATCTTCTAATCACCTCCAGATACCATGCAGGAGTATTATCCTTGAAAAAAGCGGTTCCCCAAATTGCAATAGGACATGACACTCGTTTAAAGACTTTTTATCAAGAATTAAAAATTTATGATGATTATTTTATTGATTATGAAGAAAAAGATGCCTGGAAAAAAATAAAAAAAATTTCCCATGAGTTAATAGAAAAACCGAATGATCTAAGGAAGATTTTAAAGAAGGGATTCTTACAGCACGTGGAAAGGGCTCGAGAAAATCCAATTCTTCTTAACAGGTTTATAAAGCAGGGAAATCTTTAA
- a CDS encoding endonuclease NucS yields the protein MKFRVEKNLKSEELLNFIDEALNKKAFLILNACCEVQYKGRAISRLGLGERTIIIKSDGSFLIHQDVNLEPVNWQPPKTKFKVGLVDDKVTITGSRKKPKEKLEVEIYQAHISSYHIGTDTKSLELAGYEQDMVDLVYKNPEIIESGFRATSTEYSTSNGFIDILGKDKNGNLMILEFKSRRAGVNAVKQLKRYIDTFLDHKNPVRGLLVAPSVTDEALELLKKYELEFKELEPPRELEKDKSLTLDFFSKSE from the coding sequence ATGAAATTTAGGGTAGAAAAAAATCTTAAATCAGAAGAATTGTTGAATTTTATTGATGAAGCATTAAACAAAAAAGCTTTTCTTATATTAAATGCATGTTGCGAGGTACAATACAAAGGCAGAGCAATTAGTAGATTGGGATTAGGCGAGAGAACTATTATTATAAAGAGTGATGGTTCATTCCTGATACATCAAGATGTAAATCTTGAGCCAGTTAACTGGCAGCCTCCCAAGACAAAGTTCAAAGTGGGATTAGTTGATGATAAAGTAACCATAACTGGTTCAAGAAAGAAACCCAAAGAAAAATTAGAAGTTGAAATATACCAGGCCCACATATCATCATATCACATAGGAACAGATACTAAATCATTAGAATTAGCGGGATACGAACAAGATATGGTGGATTTAGTATATAAAAATCCTGAAATAATAGAAAGTGGTTTTAGGGCAACTTCAACAGAATATTCTACTTCAAATGGGTTTATAGATATATTGGGAAAAGATAAAAATGGAAATTTAATGATCTTAGAATTCAAAAGCCGGCGTGCCGGTGTAAATGCAGTAAAACAATTAAAAAGATATATTGACACATTTTTAGATCATAAAAATCCAGTTCGAGGATTATTGGTAGCCCCTTCAGTTACGGATGAGGCATTAGAATTACTGAAAAAATATGAATTAGAATTTAAAGAATTAGAACCCCCCAGAGAACTTGAAAAGGACAAATCTCTAACTCTGGATTTTTTCTCTAAATCAGAATAA
- a CDS encoding TIGR00341 family protein, which translates to MAYRLILLILPAKNGRNLDEILKKYNALATWNVELPDEKVLINILIRREKTETILNFLQKEFSHLPDFRTILMPVEAALPLPETPVNLSLDSQDEEEEGFILEELLERLTPQELADRLSRQEIYSDVSDISRTSNIYIIMIVLSSIVASIGILNNNVAVIIGAMVIAPLLGPNVALSLATVLGDVDLALNGIKTTMVGIITSLIISIFLGLTFPVDTSIPELLLRTSVGLGSVTLAFSSGIVGALALIVGFRTTLIGVMVAVALLPPLVSFGLLIGSGNFYLASGALLLFLVNLICVNLAGVITFYQQKIRPIDPVKLKRSKKMTYGALILWLSLLGFFILTILSRRGVLSLLEL; encoded by the coding sequence ATGGCATATCGTCTGATCCTATTAATTCTTCCGGCGAAAAATGGGAGAAATCTGGATGAAATTCTAAAAAAGTATAATGCTCTTGCCACTTGGAATGTGGAACTTCCAGATGAGAAAGTACTGATTAATATTCTTATTCGTCGGGAAAAAACAGAAACCATTCTAAACTTTTTACAAAAAGAATTTTCACATTTACCTGATTTTAGAACCATTCTTATGCCTGTTGAAGCCGCGCTTCCCCTGCCTGAAACTCCAGTAAATCTTTCATTAGATAGTCAGGACGAAGAGGAAGAGGGTTTTATTCTTGAAGAACTATTAGAACGTCTTACACCCCAAGAACTTGCTGATAGGTTGAGTCGTCAAGAAATTTATTCTGATGTTTCGGACATTAGTCGAACATCAAATATTTACATTATAATGATTGTTTTATCTTCAATTGTAGCTTCCATTGGTATTCTTAATAATAATGTCGCAGTTATAATAGGTGCCATGGTTATTGCCCCATTATTAGGTCCAAATGTTGCTTTATCACTTGCAACTGTCCTGGGAGATGTAGATCTGGCTTTAAATGGTATAAAAACTACCATGGTCGGAATTATCACGTCACTGATCATCTCCATATTTTTGGGTTTAACCTTTCCTGTGGATACTTCCATCCCAGAACTGCTATTAAGAACTAGTGTAGGTCTTGGAAGTGTCACACTGGCATTTTCTTCAGGTATTGTAGGTGCTCTGGCGTTGATAGTTGGATTTAGAACTACCCTAATTGGTGTAATGGTTGCTGTTGCATTATTGCCGCCGCTGGTTAGTTTTGGTCTTTTAATAGGCTCTGGTAATTTTTATCTTGCTAGTGGAGCACTGCTATTATTTTTGGTCAACCTGATATGTGTAAACCTCGCAGGCGTAATAACTTTTTACCAACAAAAAATAAGACCTATTGATCCTGTGAAACTTAAAAGATCGAAAAAAATGACATATGGAGCATTAATTTTATGGTTATCCCTGCTGGGATTTTTTATATTAACGATTTTGAGTCGAAGAGGAGTATTAAGCCTGCTTGAATTATAA
- a CDS encoding heat-shock protein HtpX has product MSHKEHFQIATEVSPAYLNEILDFMKKYYLKAQPENFSNIKVIMEKGVKALFFTIKPQKRHENQEVNVKVLAENPIRVEVTSSKLNKKTLIELKEDLTILIQLYEDNVRKSTLYFAWVEGEEIIPESKPSKRKKASKRLFGSSLLLLYALFFIFNIILFIFFGLYAVIGILGIQLVIVLFADKILLRTADWNITPENPYVHIVQYQLPVEEFTEFQEKFGEETIIKMKTEIYSKTLEKGLEPTCELGEEIFSKYGFQCNPEVKSSQKVNIYSIVKEAVEKFDMPMPQIVISNNMLPNAAATGPSPSRGLVLITTGLLLQLTDEEVLTVVGHELGHLQGRDPIILFGLVSGEFILRLTILLPIVLISPLIYLFVAMGMIFFIAKFFETRADLISAIKIGKPKVLAEALRKIGYQKLQHERGSATKILGWTMWDPHPPIYFRVDRLEDLEDPSSIKYPLIESAKDVFRGFFNVFKY; this is encoded by the coding sequence ATGTCGCATAAAGAACATTTTCAGATAGCTACTGAAGTTTCTCCTGCATACCTCAATGAAATTCTAGATTTTATGAAGAAATACTATCTGAAAGCACAGCCCGAAAACTTCTCCAACATAAAAGTTATCATGGAAAAGGGTGTTAAAGCTTTATTTTTCACCATAAAACCCCAAAAACGCCACGAAAACCAGGAAGTAAATGTGAAAGTGCTGGCAGAAAATCCAATAAGAGTAGAGGTAACCAGCTCCAAATTAAATAAAAAAACGTTAATTGAATTAAAAGAAGATCTCACTATTCTAATCCAGTTATACGAGGACAATGTAAGAAAATCCACGCTTTACTTTGCATGGGTTGAGGGAGAAGAAATAATTCCAGAATCTAAACCTTCCAAACGTAAAAAAGCTTCAAAAAGACTATTTGGGAGCAGTTTACTTCTATTATATGCATTATTTTTCATTTTTAACATTATACTATTTATTTTCTTTGGCCTTTATGCGGTTATAGGAATCTTAGGAATTCAACTTGTGATTGTTTTATTCGCCGATAAAATTCTTCTTAGAACGGCTGATTGGAATATCACCCCTGAAAATCCCTATGTTCACATTGTACAGTATCAACTGCCGGTGGAGGAATTTACAGAGTTCCAAGAAAAATTTGGTGAAGAAACCATTATTAAGATGAAGACGGAAATTTACAGTAAAACTTTGGAAAAAGGATTAGAACCGACTTGTGAACTGGGTGAGGAAATATTTTCCAAATATGGCTTTCAATGTAATCCTGAAGTTAAATCCAGCCAGAAAGTAAACATATACAGCATTGTCAAAGAAGCAGTTGAAAAATTTGACATGCCCATGCCCCAGATAGTTATCTCCAACAATATGCTACCTAACGCCGCTGCCACCGGTCCAAGTCCAAGTAGAGGCTTAGTTTTGATAACTACTGGCCTTTTACTCCAACTCACTGACGAAGAAGTTTTAACTGTAGTTGGCCATGAATTAGGGCATTTGCAGGGACGTGATCCTATAATACTATTTGGATTAGTTTCTGGAGAGTTTATACTACGTTTAACTATTTTACTTCCAATAGTTCTAATTTCACCATTAATATATCTATTTGTTGCGATGGGAATGATATTTTTCATTGCTAAATTCTTTGAAACCAGAGCAGATCTGATTTCAGCCATTAAAATTGGAAAACCCAAGGTCCTTGCAGAAGCTCTTAGAAAAATTGGCTACCAAAAGCTGCAACATGAAAGGGGATCTGCAACTAAGATTTTAGGATGGACCATGTGGGATCCTCATCCCCCTATCTATTTTAGAGTAGATAGACTGGAAGATTTAGAAGATCCATCCAGTATAAAATATCCTCTAATAGAATCGGCTAAAGATGTCTTCAGGGGATTTTTCAATGTTTTTAAATATTGA
- a CDS encoding formamidopyrimidine-DNA glycosylase, whose protein sequence is MPELPSVEVYKQYFDSCSLNQIIKSVNFESKEILTEKPARFRKVLDGCWFTSSGRYGKYLFAHLDNGYSLIMHFGMTGFLEYDSIPLRNPYSRFSIHFQNKHVLAFIDPRKFGKIGLTRSIDDFITKKKLGPDALDISYQSFKEIFKKRRGMLKPLLLNQNFIAGIGNLYADEILYQSRLHPLIPADELKPSQIKKLFSSTKKVLKKAIDYMDKPENLPDSYLLPHRYIGGECPCGGKINIIKVGGRTTYFCPECQKSL, encoded by the coding sequence ATGCCGGAATTACCCAGTGTCGAAGTTTATAAGCAGTATTTTGATTCATGTTCATTAAATCAGATCATTAAGAGTGTTAACTTCGAAAGCAAAGAAATATTAACTGAAAAACCCGCCAGATTCCGGAAAGTTTTAGATGGGTGTTGGTTTACTTCCAGTGGCCGTTATGGGAAATATCTTTTTGCCCATTTAGATAATGGTTACTCATTGATAATGCATTTTGGCATGACTGGCTTCCTGGAATATGATTCAATCCCCTTAAGAAATCCCTACAGCCGATTTTCCATTCATTTCCAGAATAAACATGTTTTAGCTTTTATTGACCCTCGAAAGTTTGGAAAGATAGGTTTGACCCGGTCAATTGACGATTTCATAACCAAAAAGAAATTAGGCCCTGACGCTCTTGATATAAGTTATCAGTCCTTTAAGGAAATATTTAAAAAGAGAAGGGGAATGTTAAAACCTCTCCTGTTGAACCAGAATTTTATTGCAGGTATTGGTAATTTATACGCAGATGAAATACTTTATCAAAGCAGACTACATCCCTTAATCCCTGCTGATGAATTAAAACCTTCCCAAATTAAAAAATTGTTCAGTTCAACCAAAAAAGTTCTAAAAAAGGCCATAGACTACATGGATAAACCTGAAAATTTGCCGGATTCCTATCTGCTTCCACACCGATACATTGGTGGTGAATGTCCCTGTGGAGGCAAGATCAACATTATTAAAGTAGGAGGAAGAACAACTTACTTTTGCCCTGAATGCCAGAAAAGTTTATAA
- a CDS encoding ferredoxin, with amino-acid sequence MTVRVELDRSICTSCGNCVDICSELFEMAEDGFAYLKNSENIDEKQIIELKDEMCSIDAAESCPAMCIYVYENGEELV; translated from the coding sequence TTGACAGTACGAGTAGAACTGGATAGATCTATATGTACTTCCTGTGGAAATTGTGTGGATATCTGTTCAGAATTATTTGAAATGGCTGAAGATGGTTTCGCATACTTGAAAAACTCAGAAAATATTGATGAAAAACAAATAATTGAGTTAAAGGATGAAATGTGCAGCATAGATGCGGCTGAGTCATGTCCGGCCATGTGTATTTATGTATATGAAAATGGGGAAGAGTTAGTATAA
- a CDS encoding HIT domain-containing protein, producing MKNHDYGSFLKETRYWTIFLAPNQSNIGTCVIALKRNSKELSNLTDDEWAEFALLVEEMEESLKKTFNATMFNWGCLMNSSYLKESPDPHIHWHFIPRYNHQVEFEDLTFDDPYFGYMHPRPEKKVSSQVREKITEKILDNME from the coding sequence ATGAAAAATCATGATTATGGTAGTTTCCTTAAAGAAACTCGTTACTGGACTATATTTCTTGCTCCTAATCAGAGCAATATTGGAACATGTGTCATAGCACTAAAAAGGAATTCAAAAGAACTATCTAATTTAACAGACGATGAATGGGCTGAATTTGCATTATTAGTGGAGGAAATGGAAGAAAGCTTGAAAAAAACTTTCAATGCAACCATGTTCAATTGGGGGTGTCTTATGAATTCATCATACCTAAAAGAATCCCCTGATCCGCACATACACTGGCATTTTATACCCCGCTACAATCATCAAGTTGAATTTGAAGATTTAACCTTCGATGACCCTTATTTTGGTTACATGCACCCCCGTCCTGAAAAAAAAGTTTCATCCCAGGTTAGAGAAAAGATAACAGAAAAAATATTGGATAATATGGAATAA